The DNA segment TCCTGGCCATCCCTGTGTACCAGCTAGACATGCACCTGTGACCACAGGAGGCCCCAGGCAGGGCCACAGGGATTTACTGTGAGTGGCCTTCATCACATAGAGACTACTGTGGAGGGGACGGAGGCATAGATAGCATCTGTTCAAGCTTCAAGGCGCTTTTGCAACAGCAGGCATAAATGGGATATTGAGAGCACTTAACTCTGCTATTTGTGATTGAGAAGAACTATTAATTTTTGGATGCCCGCCAAGTGCCAACACCTTGCCTAACTCCCACAAGGGTCACCACTCTTGTCGACTCAATACAACCCCtggtctctctcctttactttaaaaaaaagaaaattatttgtctTCACCAGAtctgagttgtggcatgtgggatcaagttccctgactagggattgaacccggctccCTGagtgcagagccttagccactggaccacaagggaagcccctctctctcctttatttcttgcttcctttggAATGATGACATTTAGAACAGAAGGCCAGATGCCACCTTCAGGGAAATTGCTCAGAGCAACAAGGGGCACATTCCCATCAGAGAATACTTTATTCAAAccctttaaaacatattttggtgaaataaaaatgttgaaaagacTTCATGAGTCTCCCATCTTCAGGATGGTTCTAGGTACAAGGCAAATAGAGCCTCAGACTCAGAAGACCACCTGAGATGCCAACTGAGTTTATTAGGATAAATGGAGCAGGAATGACAAAAATGTTCCCTGAAAACCCAGCACACTCTCTTTCCCTGATTTAAATATACTTGTCATTTGTATCAGTTatttattgctgcataacaaattatcccTAAACATCAGCAGCTCAAAACAACACATATTTCTTATCtaacagtttctgtgggtcaggaatctgggcaTGGCTCTCCTGAGTCCTCCCCTCCACACTGTGATCAAGATTCAACCAGGGTAATATCTGCTTTGAAGCTCACTTTGTGTTGTTGGCAGGATTCAATTCCCTATGAGCTGTGGAACTGAGGCCCTTGGTTCCTTGATGGCTGTTGGCCAGAGGCTGCCCTCAGTTCCGTGACATGTGGGTCTCTTTATAGAGCAGCATGTATCATCAAAGACAGCAAGAGAGCCTACAACAAGATGAAAGTCTTGCATTTTAAACTTAGTTACAAAAGTGAAGTCCCAGAATGCTTACTGTATTCCATTGGTTAGGAGTAAAtctagggacttcctggtggtcccctggctaagactccatgctcccaatgtaggaggtctgggttcaatccatggtcagggaactagatccaacatgccacaactaagagttcaaatgccaaaattaagacctggctcagccaaatatataaattaaaatagtttttaaaaagaacaagcaGAATGAATGATGAGATAGAAGCCTTGTGGGATTTTGCAGGGAGGGGGCCAAAGGGGATGCTCAGGTTTGGCACAGATCAATGCTctgatttgggggtggggagagaagcagGGACCACAGCCGGCCTCTGAAACATTTAAATACAACTGtggggtttgggcttccctggtggctcagatggtaaagaatccacctgcagtgtgggagacctggattcgatccctgggttgggaagatcccctggggaagggaatggcaacccactccaggattcttgcctggagaatcccacagacagaggagactcgtgggctacagtccatggggttgcaaagagtcaagcatgactgagggctaacactttcactttcatagtgtgGGGTTTTCCACTAGCAGAGGCCATCTACTCTGCATGGACTTCGGGCTGCAGAAACCTTCCGGCAGAGAAGGACTTTCAGAGCCAGGAAGCATTTTTGCAATAGTCAACACGGACAGTGGAGAGACATGCCCCCACAAAAATCCCCCCTCAGAACTACCCTTTGAGGTGAGGACCAGTGAGATGCCCATTGTATAGATGGacaaactgaggtacagagaggttaagccatTGCTCAGGGTGACCAGCTAGTGAGCATTGGAGCTGTGACTGCATGTCTTCAGAAATCTCTCTCTCAGTACTCAGGTCCCTGCAATACCCAGCTGTCAGCACCCAGGAGAgagcaaaaggcaaaaggataaatctcttctttcccctcctctgtgtgtgcatagctgcttagtcatgtccaattctttgtgaccctatggactgtagcccaccaggctcctctgtccatgggattctccaggcaagaatcctggaatgtgttgccatttccttctccaggggatcttcccaacccagggactgaacccaggtctcctgcattgcaggtggatactttactgcctgagccaccaagaagcccCCATCCCCTGTAGCCCAAGATGATATAAGCTCAGTCAGAGTGTTGATCAATGTGGCCCAAGTCAGGAGTTTGGGGGCCAGGGGACAAGCTCCATCGGGATCCTCTGGTCCCTTTGTGAGGCTGTCTGTCACCAGGCCCTGTGGGGTTCAGAGAGTTGCGATTTTGCAGAGTCAGTGACCTGGCCACAATGATTGGTCCACCTGGACCCAAGGCCAGCCCAGGTCATCCGGGGGCCCCTGGTCACACACGGATGCCCTGGAAAGTGATCTGGGGCTGGTTTCAGGGTGGCCAAGATCCCAACCAGGGAGAACAAACAGcctttgcttcccaggtggatcagatTCCATGGCTGGCGCCACACGGCTGTGCCTAGAATAGGGAGATTCCAGGAGATACCTTAGCACCAGGGGCCTAGCTTTTCCCAAGGCAGCTGACGTGTGTGCGGGAGGGGTACATTTTGCAGTCTCCCcttcccgccaggctcctctgtctgtggaattctccaggcaaaaaaaactggagtgaatagctattcccttctccaggaaatcttcccgacccagggaacgaaATGactccgggtctcctgcattgcaggcaaattctttaccatctgagccatcatcgCCTATGTTCTTAACAGAAATAATTGACTTTCATTATTCACAAAGTCTATATTTGCCAGTCCTCCTACTGGCTCAAATCTGTGACTCCCAAATTAACACTCACAGTGCTTTAGTGGTCACTGAAGGACATACACagtgaaggggggaaaaaaatttttttttggccatgctgcatgtcttgccggatcttagttccccaatcagggattgaatgtgGCTACTGCAGTGAAAACgctgtgtcttaaccactggaccaccagggaattcccagtgcaGGGAAAAATTTGAGTCCCCAGAGGTACATGTTCGCAGCTGTGGTGGGACAAGCCGATGCTCTGCCTTCCTGTTCCAGCTCACAGGCATCATTCTTGAGGTCTAGCTAGTGGGACATTTTTCATTTTCGTGCTTTTTCAATGGTGATTTTTGCTGTTCGAAAAGGTCTCCAAGTGTGGTACTGAAGAGCTATCTAGTGTCCGCAAGTGCAAGAAGGCTGGGATGTGCCTCTGGGAGAACATACTGTTAGATGAgctttgtttgggcttccctggtgtctcagttggtaaagaatctgcctgcactgcaggagacctgggttcaatccctgggttcaatccctgggtcttgaaaattccctggagaaggaaatggcaacccactccagtattcttacctgggaaatcccatggacagaggagcctggtgggctacagtccaggggatcacaagtgtcagacatgattTTGCTCAGACATGAGTTATAGGACTAGTGGCTGTGAGTTCACCATTAATTAGCTGCGTGTTAAACAAGGTGTCACGAAACGCACAGAAAACCAGGTTATGTATTGatgacttgagaaaaatgtgaccAGAGGCTTAGAGGAACCTACCCGTGTCCCCCGGAGGCACCAGTATTTCCTAATTCAGGGTTCCCTCCACTTTATACACGATAACTATCATGATTCATGAGAATTCATGGTTTGTGTCCACCACACGGTAGAGGAAAAGAGATACAGACAGCAGTACAGTTTGATGGTTAAGAAAGCAGGCTCTGGGTTCGAATCCCAGCTCTGAATTTAGCCACCTCATGCCTCAGTTTCACTATCTGTGAAATGGCCACAAAACCAGGACTTCCCATTGGGCTCAGAAGGACTAAATGAGGTACTACGCACCAGATACTAGGGAGAAGGTCCTCACAGTACAAACCGTAGCTGTTACTGTTATTACGGTTGGGTGCAATGATGGAGGGGCGGGACCGATGTGGTCCAGAAtcacagagcctcagtttctgcccCTGTAGAATGGGAGCAGCAGCAGCGCCCCCCCCCTCCAGGTTTTCATCCACTTGCTCAGTGTGCGTCCACCCCAGCTCTCgcgagacacagagacacacagtcaGGATGGAGATTATAGATAACCTCTGGACAGCGTGGTGTTTATTACCAGGAGGACACCCGCATGGCCTCCAGGCACCAGAGAGTTTTGACACAAATGACTTGAAGGCACTGGTTTCTGTCCAGCCCCCACCCCTATCCATTAGGGCCCGGGAACCCATCACAGAGCGGACCGGTCACGCTCCCTCCTCCAGGCTGCAGCTCCTCCAAGTGGCTGAGGGTCCAGCATGCCTTGCGCTGCTAAAGGTCCCAAGGTGGAATGGGCTGGGCAGCTGCCAGTCAGCGgggtgatggggtggggaggggttggTGTCAGGTGTGGCGGCTCCTCCCTGGGACTGCTGAAGGGCTAAGAGACGCTTGGAGGCAGGCGGGCAGCTGCCGTCTTCTCCACCACAAAGCCGTAGTTGTACTGGCGGGTGAGGAGTGGGGTGAAGGGAGAGTACAGAGTGAGAGAGCAGCCACTGGGGGGCGCCAGAGGAATGGTAGGGTGTGGGGCATGAGGGATCTGCAGCCCTCAAGGTGGGTTACAGCTGGGACAGAAGGGGGGCCCAGGGGAGAGGAGGTGGCCTGCATCCCCCCAACTCCACCCCCTCCCTAATCACACACCCACCTCCGCCTCAATGTCCGCCAGCGATTTGATGGTCAGATCAGCAAAGGCAGAGAAGGCCTGGCAGGCAAGGGCAGGTCAGTCTGGGACAGGGACCCCAACCTGGAACCCTTGTTCCCTCATCTTCATGAAGCGCCCCCTCAATATTTGCCTGAACATCATCTCCCCTTCCTCCACTGCCTCTCACCCCCCAGCATCCAGCTGCCCCTCCTGAACCCCTCATTCCAGAAGGagaccctcccacccccaccccttggccTCCAGCCTCTTCCCACCCAGGAACTCCCCTCTGTGCTGGATACACACGCTGATACACCCTGCATCATGGTGCCTAAAAACTCAaggggtgggggcagacccagaCTCCCCAGGACCTGGACTCACCAGGGGACCACAGCTCTTGCCCTCGAATCGGGGGTGCAGCGTGAAGGGAACCCCATCCATGGCTGAGGAAAGTGGGTGAGAGGGATGGAGCTGAGGCTGAGGAGACTTGAAGCCTGCCTGttgcccaccccaacccaagaagcCCAGCCCAGAGGTCTTGGCTCTTCCCAGTCTTGACAGaacagggcaggcccagggctgGTCCAACCCTGCCCTGGCCTCTACCTGGGGGTACAACCTCGGACCAGTcttacccccccacccccaccccagggcgtCAATCTCCCCACTCTGTTCTCACCTGAGATGCCATAGAGGTTGGAGGCCTCATAGATGGAGTCTTTCCTCCGCAGGGTAGAAGCCCGAGAGCCCAGTCTGGATAGTGTCCGCTCCGGGAAGCCACCTTTGCTGATGGAGGCAGGACAGCCCAGGTCGGCAACCTGATGCTGACCCCACTGCCACCCCAGCCCCATAGCTGGAGGACTCACCTCGGCTGGCCCAGCGAGTCCAGGGAGAGGTCCCTCACGTCTCGGCTAAGAGCTCGGGGCTTGGGCACTGGCCGAGGGGCCTTGGCCTTCCTGCACCAAATGGCAAAGCCCCCCATGTCCCtaggggaggaagaagagagggaaggggcTCTGGCCTGATGTGCAGCCAGGGATGAGAACAGCTGCCAGCGGGAAGACAGGCTCCGGTGACCTCACGTCTCAGCCCACACCATCAGCAACATCTTAACTAATACTGCTGGGTTCAGTCACCATATCGGGCACTTTAGACACACCAGCTCCTCACCACTGCCCAATGAGATCCCAGTACAACTGTCCCCATCTTAACATGTGGAAACTGAAGCATGGAGAGGTGGCAGAGGGATGGGAGGACTCGTGGGAGTCCCTGAGAGCCAGAGGGGCAGGCAAGGAGTTGGGAGGGCAAAGAAGGAAGGTGGGGGAGCAGGCGTACCCTACTCGCAGGTATCCAGGGACTGTCTTGGTTTTCCCACTCAGTCGGATGTCAAAGACAGCTGTGTCCGCGGCCCCCAAGGGCACCAGCTTCACACACATGCGTTTCTTCTTGGACACGGAGGCCtctgggaaggggaggggtggggagcaaGGGGGTGAGAAGAGGCAAGAAGCAGGGAAGGGGCCCAAAGATGGCTCCAGGAGATCGCTCTCCAGGGTGCTGTTTAAGGGAGCTATCTGTATGGCATGGGGCAGTGGTTATATCATGAATGGTAAAGTCATAGGAGGAGAATCCATGACACTTTTAGGAGCCATTGGGACAGGCTCATCTTTGGTGATATGGAGGAGCACTCATGGGGTGGTCATGGGGACCACAGTGAGGGTGGGGAGCTGTGGGATCAGATAGCACGGGTGCCCGTGCTGGCCCTCCAAACTCACTTGCCCTCAGCCCTCTAACCCAGAGATCAGCAAACTACAATGGATGAGCCAAATCTGACCCAGAGTCTATTCTTGTCTGGCTCATGAGCTAAGCGTGGCttttacatatatgcatatatgtgcaaGGGCTTTCCcagatggcattagtggtaaagaaccagcaggagacataagagacacgggtttgatccctgtgttgggaagatcccctgaaggaggaaatgacaacctactccagtattcttacctggagaatgccatggacagaggagcctgacgggctacagtccacagggtcaccaagagttggacacaatttagtgactaaacaacacttaTCTATTGGTACAGGacttggcaaactttttctgtaaagggccaggtaGTAAATATATTAGACTTTGCAACCCAGATGCTGTctattgcatatatatgcatactaagtcactccagtcatgtccaactctttgcaacccgccacgctcccctgtccattggattctccaggcaagaatactggagtggattgccatttcttcctccaggagatctctcATGCAGGGATGGATCCcgagtgtcctgcattggcaggcaggttctttactgctgagccaccagagaaacccaccaATAGATATATGCTGACAGTCAAATACAAATGACAAGACACAGAGAGGGCTTGGAAGGCAGGGAGAGCCTGATTAGAAAGCAGAGCAGTCAGGGCCTAGAGCTGGGAGAGCAGTCCCTGTACAAAAGCCTGGAAATGGAAAAGAGAACTCGCCTGGATCAGCTTGGCTACAGTGTAAGAAGGTGGAGTAACAACAGGAATAAAACAGGTAGCACAAACTGAACACTTACTCTAAAGAGAGACACATTTTTACGCAGGGCGGGGTTCATCACCCCGCCCTAGATCAATCCTCAGCCAACACCGTCATTACCCAGAGCATCGAGGGGGCGGCCAAGGCTCAAAAATCGCGCGCCTATGGTCTTTCCATTCCCTACCTGCCTGGTCTTCCCGGCAGAGACAAGCGAACTTGTCCCTCACCCCCTCCACACACCCACCCCTGCCTTCGACGTAGGACTCACTcgagtccagggggtcgcagacTGGTGAGAATCCCGGCGGGAGGGAGCTCTTGTCCACTAGGATCTGAATGTCGACCACCACGTTCTCCTGTGGATTCTGGGGTCGGGGTCGGGGCGCGGGGAAAAACAGCGAGAATCACTCAGCAGCAGGGACTGTGTCCCGGGCATAATGCTCCGCGAATGGACAGGGGAAGTGGGAAGGGCGGGGGGTTCCGAGGATGGGAGCTCCCTACCTCTAGGCTGCCCAAAGGATTGAGGCACAGGAAATAGCCAGATTTCTGAGCGAAAGTCTTGCCGAAGCTGGCGGGCGCCCCCtccacagtgcaggagatctgcaGCGCGAACGCTGGTCAGAGCCAGGATATCACCTGGCCGCAGCCGCTGCTGCCCCCATTCAACCCCCGGCCCCTAGTGCCGCCGCCTTCCCGTCCCCGGCCCCCTGACATCGCTCACCGCACTGAATCCCCGCGGCGGGGGCGCCGAGGCCGACGACCAGGCTAAGCCAGCCAACGGCATCCCGTTGGCCCCGGGCCCCGGATCCATCCTTCAAAACAGGCACCGAAGGCGGGAGACAGCCTCGGACCTTCCAGCCGCAGCTGGACTACGGAGTTCGACAGGAACCTGAACTACAACTCCCAGACGGCCTTGCGATGTCGGGGGGCCAGGAAACGCAGTATGCGCGTGCCGGGAAAGCAGCCGGCCAATCTTGTGGGGACAAGGAGCCACGTCCCTCAGGTGCGCCCGTGGGAGACGTTTGCGGAAAACTGTCTGGTTTTCACCTCAAGCCCAGCGACTTCTGCCGGAAATGTCTCGCTATCTGGGAAccagaactacatttcccagaattccGTGCGGTATCAGCCTCTCCTCCAGAGCTACTGTCGTCGGTGTTTCCCGGAAATTTCCGAGAGAAATATGAAAAATCCGCAATTTTTGATCCCGGAGGTCATCCCAAAAGACACTTTCATGGATTATACAGCGACTAGTAAAAAGTACGGACCAGCGTGAGCCATGAAGTCTTGGTGTAACTTGAGGATTTATTCACACATATAATTCAATAAGATGGTATAAAAGTATTTAGAATGGCTAAGTGCTTTTACACGCTTAGATGGAACATATGGTCAACTGGGGAACAGAATATTATCTACTCCTACACACGTTCCAGCTTTTTACCGTATTATCGATTAGTCCACTGCCTGTTTTTTTGATGCCACAGGAGAGCAaaaaatggtttttatatttgTGATGAAATAAAATCGTTTTTAACGTAGgatgagaaaaattttaatgtaaaattctcTCTGCCCTCTTGGGTGACTACCTGCTCGCCTTTAGTGTGCGTTATGTGTCTGTATTATAGATTAACTAAatttacgccaaagcctttgactgtgtggatcacaacaaactgtggaaagttcttacagagatgggaatgccagaccacctgacctgcctcctgagaaatctgtatgcaggtcaagaagcaacagttagaactggacatggaacaacagactggttccaaatcgggaaaggagtatgtcaaggctgtatattgagaaatgctgggctggaggaagcacaagctggaatcaagattgcagagagaaatatcaataacctcagatatgcagatgacatgaccctttcggcagaaagcaaagaactaaagagcctcttaattaaagtaagagaggagagtgaactcaacattcagaaaatgaagatcatggcatcaggtcccatcacttcatggcaaattagatggggaaacaatggaaacagggacagactttatctgggggggcttcaaaatcactgcagatggtcgactgaagctgtgaaattaaatgacgcttgctccttggaagaaaagctatgacccacctaaacagcgtattaaaaagcatagacattactttaccaacaaaggtccatctagtcagagctatgatttttccagtagtcatgtatagatgtgagcattggactataaagaaagctgagcgcagaagaattgatgcttttgaactgtggtgttggagaagactctttagagtcccttggactgcaaggagaaccagtccatcttaaaggaaatcagccctgcatattcattggaaggactggaaggggacaacagaggatgagatggttggatggcatcaccgactctatggacatgagtttgagtaagctccaggaattggtgatgtacaggaaagtctgatatgctgcagttcatggggttgcaaagagtcggacacaactgagcgactgaactgagatctTAACACAGGAATGCCTGCTTAGAAAAGAGCAATTTTCTTCTGGTGCCTGCCAGGCAGTGATGCAAGATATAGATGGGCTCCAGTTAGATTTCTATAACTggcctcctgtttgcatttcaTGGGGCACAAAGAAGTGGGCTTTAGGCTGAATACTTAGAACTGTTAGCATTTTCTGATATAAGAGGTAGGTGGTCTCCAGTTAAGGCATTATAATCAGCCTCCTgtttgcacaattgcactcatctcacacgctagtaaagtaatgctcaaaattctccaagccaggcttcagcaatatgtgaaccgtgaacttcctgatgttcaagctggttttagaaaaggcagaggaatcagaaatcaaattgccaacatccgctggatcatg comes from the Bubalus kerabau isolate K-KA32 ecotype Philippines breed swamp buffalo chromosome 1, PCC_UOA_SB_1v2, whole genome shotgun sequence genome and includes:
- the MVB12A gene encoding multivesicular body subunit 12A — protein: MDPGPGANGMPLAGLAWSSASAPPPRGFSAISCTVEGAPASFGKTFAQKSGYFLCLNPLGSLENPQENVVVDIQILVDKSSLPPGFSPVCDPLDSKASVSKKKRMCVKLVPLGAADTAVFDIRLSGKTKTVPGYLRVGDMGGFAIWCRKAKAPRPVPKPRALSRDVRDLSLDSLGQPSKGGFPERTLSRLGSRASTLRRKDSIYEASNLYGISAMDGVPFTLHPRFEGKSCGPLAFSAFADLTIKSLADIEAEYNYGFVVEKTAAARLPPSVS